A part of Bacteroidia bacterium genomic DNA contains:
- a CDS encoding Nif3-like dinuclear metal center hexameric protein gives MKIRDIAEVLEEWAPLPVAESYDNVGLLVGNEHAEVTGVLVSLDVTEAVVNEAAMLGINLIVAHHPIWFSARKRLNGEDYVSRTIISAIKKDIAIYACHTNLDHVHSGVNQKICDRLDLRDTRFLQKKTVFNEESYGAGMIGNLAEPLSKTDFLAKVKSAFHCGGIRYADTDKTFIGKVAVCGGAGSFLTQEAIRQNADALVTADITYHKFFDNEEKILLLDIGHYESEQYTSVLIRDYLSEKFINFAIRLSEVITNPVRYF, from the coding sequence ATGAAAATCAGGGACATTGCGGAGGTATTGGAAGAATGGGCGCCGCTGCCGGTTGCAGAATCCTATGACAATGTAGGTTTACTGGTCGGCAATGAGCATGCAGAAGTTACCGGGGTACTTGTCAGCCTCGATGTAACGGAGGCCGTAGTGAATGAAGCCGCAATGCTGGGGATCAATCTGATTGTCGCACACCATCCAATCTGGTTTTCAGCCCGAAAACGGTTAAATGGTGAAGACTATGTGAGCAGGACCATTATTTCAGCGATAAAAAAAGATATCGCTATTTATGCCTGCCACACCAATCTTGACCATGTGCACTCAGGGGTAAATCAGAAAATATGCGACCGGCTTGACCTTCGCGATACCCGTTTTCTTCAAAAGAAAACTGTTTTTAACGAAGAATCTTACGGCGCCGGTATGATCGGAAACCTGGCAGAACCCCTGTCAAAAACAGATTTTCTGGCCAAAGTCAAATCTGCTTTTCATTGCGGAGGAATCAGATATGCAGATACAGATAAAACATTTATCGGAAAAGTAGCCGTTTGCGGGGGCGCCGGAAGTTTCCTGACCCAGGAAGCCATCAGGCAGAATGCAGATGCACTGGTAACCGCAGATATTACTTATCACAAGTTTTTCGACAACGAGGAAAAAATTCTGTTGCTAGATATAGGACATTATGAGTCAGAACAATATACTTCGGTTTTGATTCGTGATTATTTATCAGAAAAATTTATTAATTTTGCGATCCGTTTATCCGAAGTAATAACCAATCCGGTAAGGTATTTTTAA
- the infB gene encoding translation initiation factor IF-2: MEGNKQIYRLFKVAKELNVATGMLVDHLQGKGFDVENSPNTKLSGEQYDLLLKEYASEKLMRERAEQLSEKRKEDVRSVSTKLPSTTKEEDPENDLISPEQLRNTIHTKTPQKTEPEKKTESTPVAKTEINPTPVVEESHEPPVVEKEEVKLPEPPRTEPDIRESGLKVVGKIDLDALKKPKHKVEKPEPPVVENEPEEEKPEPPVEPIQEKPVVAEVIEPKPEVVVEKTEPPVVEIPEPPKVEKMPETVVTEVPVAKIEIEKPEVKEENENKVIRAGDRTPQLSGLKVIDKIELPGNRRSKKRKSNDDTPAKQEPAKPVEPPKAKTEAESAEDGDKKRRRRRKRKRKTVGEGETQTTGGGDSKDPKKAAATAGNAAQKKGKKEKPTNKEVGDSIRTTLSQMGKGASRSRQRLRRAKRDADALRREQIEQQAQDDAHILELTEFITANEFANLINVPVTDIITKSFQLGMMISINQRLDAELLTIIAEEYGFETNFVDVTEKEFDEEQEEDSPELLETRNPIITVMGHVDHGKTTLLDFLRKTSVTSQEAGGITQHIGAYEVKLQSGRLVTFLDTPGHEAFTAMRARGAKSTDLAIIVIAADDAVMPQTREAINHAQAAGVPMVFAINKMDKPGADPERIKGQLAEMNLLVEDWGGKFQSQEISALKGTNVDELLEKVILEADMLDLKANPAKEASGVVIESRLDKGRGNVATILVQNGTLEVGDEMVAGIHYGKVRALINQNGERIKKAGPSTPVQMLGLSGQPQAGDKFQVFSDDGKAKEIGQKRSELFREQQFRQTKRITLEEIGRRRAIGNFKELNIIIRGDVDGSVEALSGALLKLSTGEVQVNIVFKAVGAISEADVNLAIASDAIVMAFNVRPNAQARSLAEREEVDIRTYSVIYDAINDVRDALEGLLSPEIKEEIVGTAEVRDVFNITKVGNVAGALAMTGKIKRDDPVRIIREGVVIYNSKLASLKRFKDDAKEVISGMEFGFMVENYNDIKPGDVLESYRINEIKRKL; encoded by the coding sequence ATGGAGGGAAATAAGCAAATCTACCGGTTATTCAAAGTAGCCAAAGAACTAAATGTGGCGACGGGTATGCTTGTCGATCACCTGCAGGGTAAAGGTTTTGACGTGGAGAACTCCCCCAATACCAAACTCTCCGGTGAGCAGTATGATCTATTACTCAAAGAGTACGCTTCAGAAAAGCTCATGAGAGAGCGTGCCGAGCAACTCTCCGAAAAACGTAAAGAGGATGTACGGTCTGTAAGTACCAAACTGCCGTCCACAACCAAAGAGGAAGATCCCGAAAATGATCTGATTTCTCCGGAACAACTCCGCAATACGATTCATACCAAAACTCCCCAGAAAACTGAGCCGGAGAAAAAGACTGAATCTACGCCCGTAGCAAAAACAGAAATCAACCCGACCCCGGTTGTTGAAGAGTCGCATGAACCGCCGGTAGTCGAGAAAGAAGAGGTAAAACTTCCGGAACCCCCGAGGACAGAACCCGACATCCGGGAATCAGGCCTTAAAGTTGTTGGTAAAATCGACCTCGACGCTCTGAAAAAACCTAAACACAAAGTAGAAAAACCTGAACCACCGGTAGTTGAAAACGAACCTGAAGAAGAAAAACCTGAACCACCGGTAGAACCTATACAAGAAAAACCTGTTGTCGCTGAAGTAATAGAACCGAAGCCCGAAGTTGTAGTTGAAAAAACCGAACCTCCGGTAGTCGAAATACCTGAACCCCCTAAAGTGGAAAAAATGCCAGAGACTGTCGTTACCGAAGTCCCTGTAGCAAAAATCGAAATTGAAAAACCTGAGGTGAAGGAAGAGAACGAAAATAAAGTAATCCGGGCTGGAGACCGTACGCCTCAGCTTTCGGGATTAAAAGTGATCGACAAGATTGAACTTCCCGGCAACAGACGTTCCAAGAAGCGGAAATCCAACGATGATACTCCTGCTAAACAGGAACCGGCAAAACCGGTAGAGCCACCCAAAGCAAAAACTGAGGCTGAATCTGCCGAAGATGGGGATAAAAAACGCCGCCGCCGCCGTAAGCGCAAACGCAAAACTGTTGGTGAAGGCGAAACCCAAACAACCGGAGGTGGAGATTCCAAAGATCCTAAAAAGGCAGCCGCAACCGCAGGGAATGCTGCCCAGAAAAAAGGGAAAAAAGAGAAACCTACCAACAAAGAGGTGGGGGACTCGATCCGTACCACTCTTTCCCAAATGGGAAAAGGTGCTTCCCGAAGCCGGCAGAGACTTCGCCGTGCAAAACGCGACGCCGATGCTCTCCGCAGAGAGCAAATCGAACAACAGGCGCAGGATGATGCACATATTCTCGAACTCACCGAATTCATCACTGCCAATGAATTTGCGAACCTGATCAATGTTCCGGTTACAGATATTATTACCAAATCCTTCCAGCTGGGTATGATGATCTCTATCAACCAGCGTCTGGATGCGGAACTACTGACCATCATCGCCGAAGAATATGGTTTTGAAACCAACTTTGTCGATGTAACCGAAAAAGAATTCGATGAGGAGCAGGAGGAAGATTCTCCGGAGTTGCTCGAAACCCGAAACCCGATCATCACGGTTATGGGACACGTCGACCACGGTAAAACTACCCTGCTTGACTTCCTCCGTAAAACCAGCGTCACCTCGCAGGAGGCCGGTGGTATTACCCAGCACATTGGTGCTTACGAAGTAAAACTCCAAAGTGGTCGCCTCGTAACATTCCTCGATACACCGGGTCACGAAGCCTTTACCGCTATGCGTGCCCGTGGTGCAAAATCTACTGACCTTGCAATCATCGTGATTGCTGCTGATGATGCCGTCATGCCGCAGACGCGTGAAGCCATCAACCATGCACAGGCGGCAGGCGTACCAATGGTGTTTGCCATTAATAAAATGGATAAGCCCGGCGCCGATCCTGAAAGAATCAAAGGCCAACTGGCAGAAATGAACCTTCTGGTCGAAGACTGGGGGGGCAAATTCCAGTCGCAGGAAATCTCTGCACTGAAAGGTACCAATGTGGACGAACTCCTCGAAAAGGTAATCCTCGAAGCAGATATGCTTGACCTGAAAGCAAACCCCGCCAAAGAAGCCAGTGGGGTAGTCATTGAATCACGCCTCGATAAAGGTCGTGGAAACGTGGCAACCATACTTGTCCAAAATGGAACCCTGGAAGTGGGAGATGAAATGGTAGCCGGTATTCACTATGGCAAGGTACGGGCGCTTATCAATCAAAACGGAGAGCGTATTAAAAAGGCAGGGCCTTCCACCCCGGTTCAAATGCTGGGGCTTTCGGGTCAGCCTCAGGCTGGTGATAAATTCCAGGTATTCTCTGACGATGGAAAAGCAAAAGAAATCGGGCAAAAACGCTCCGAGCTCTTCCGCGAACAGCAATTCCGCCAGACAAAACGCATTACACTCGAAGAAATCGGGCGTCGCCGTGCTATCGGTAACTTCAAAGAACTTAATATCATCATCCGTGGTGATGTGGATGGTTCGGTAGAAGCCCTCTCCGGTGCATTGCTGAAACTTTCGACCGGTGAAGTTCAGGTGAATATTGTATTCAAAGCGGTAGGTGCTATCTCTGAGGCCGACGTCAACCTGGCTATTGCTTCCGACGCGATCGTTATGGCCTTTAATGTTCGCCCTAACGCCCAGGCTCGTTCACTCGCCGAAAGAGAAGAGGTCGATATCCGTACCTATAGTGTGATCTACGATGCGATCAATGATGTGAGAGATGCGCTTGAAGGCCTCCTTTCACCGGAAATCAAGGAAGAAATCGTGGGAACCGCAGAAGTCCGGGATGTATTCAACATTACCAAAGTAGGTAATGTCGCAGGTGCACTCGCGATGACAGGGAAAATCAAACGAGATGATCCCGTGCGGATTATACGTGAAGGTGTGGTTATATATAACTCCAAACTTGCTTCACTCAAACGCTTCAAAGATGATGCAAAAGAAGTGATCAGCGGTATGGAATTTGGCTTTATGGTCGAAAACTATAACGATATTAAGCCAGGGGACGTATTAGAATCATATCGTATCAACGAAATTAAACGTAAACTCTGA
- a CDS encoding NUDIX domain-containing protein, which yields MKNKVFAYITRMSDGVRQILVYSNRHFPDLGIQVPGGTVEPGEKEEETLYREIEEESGLVHLRFVGKLGRTIYRKPLRRETWHFFQVESLESPAQHWVHRVNSFGKDDGHVYEFQWISVAEARKTLAKGQTDFLHQLIDPIPGKSDAFATPATEAGLQSRIAE from the coding sequence ATGAAAAATAAAGTATTCGCTTATATCACTCGGATGAGTGATGGAGTCCGGCAAATTCTGGTGTATAGTAACCGTCACTTCCCAGATTTGGGTATTCAGGTTCCCGGAGGCACGGTTGAGCCTGGTGAAAAAGAAGAAGAAACTTTGTATCGTGAGATTGAGGAAGAATCAGGTCTTGTTCATCTTCGGTTTGTCGGTAAACTTGGCCGTACCATTTACCGAAAGCCACTGAGAAGAGAAACCTGGCACTTCTTTCAGGTAGAATCGCTGGAATCGCCCGCACAGCACTGGGTGCACCGTGTAAATTCCTTTGGAAAAGATGATGGGCATGTCTATGAGTTTCAGTGGATATCTGTGGCGGAGGCCCGGAAAACTTTGGCCAAAGGACAGACTGATTTTCTCCACCAGCTTATTGATCCCATTCCCGGAAAATCGGATGCATTTGCAACTCCGGCTACCGAAGCAGGGTTACAGTCCCGGATCGCTGAATAA
- a CDS encoding C4-type zinc ribbon domain-containing protein, with the protein MDNPLAERLRTLTRLQVFDSKLDEIHRLRGSLPEEVSDLEDDLEGLVTRKSRIEEEIDRLKKDITDKKNKIEEFTNQIKKYEDQMTNVKNNREFEALRKEIEYANLEILTSEKKIRQFQEQIEQKEDLFTQTSKRVDDKRAELEDKKKELDKIIEDTRVEERKLRDAIEKASEGVDHRILNGYTKIRNNMRNGLAVVNTDRDACGGCFSIIPPQIHIELKQRRKLIHCENCGRILVDEGFFEEVRNQVIEIIS; encoded by the coding sequence ATGGACAACCCTTTAGCGGAAAGATTGCGCACACTTACTCGTCTCCAGGTTTTTGATTCAAAACTTGATGAGATTCACCGACTCAGAGGGAGCCTTCCTGAAGAAGTAAGCGACCTTGAGGATGATCTCGAAGGTCTTGTTACCCGTAAGTCGCGAATAGAAGAAGAAATCGACCGCCTGAAAAAGGACATTACAGACAAGAAGAACAAGATTGAGGAGTTCACCAATCAGATTAAAAAGTACGAAGATCAGATGACGAATGTGAAAAACAATCGTGAATTTGAAGCGCTTCGTAAAGAAATTGAATACGCCAATCTTGAGATTCTCACTTCCGAAAAGAAAATTCGTCAGTTTCAGGAGCAAATAGAGCAAAAAGAAGATTTGTTTACTCAAACTTCCAAAAGGGTAGATGACAAAAGAGCGGAGCTGGAAGATAAGAAAAAGGAACTCGATAAAATCATCGAGGATACCCGGGTAGAAGAACGCAAACTTCGCGATGCCATTGAAAAAGCTTCCGAAGGCGTAGATCACCGGATCCTCAATGGCTATACCAAAATTCGCAATAATATGCGCAATGGTCTGGCCGTTGTAAACACAGACCGCGATGCCTGTGGTGGATGTTTCTCCATTATTCCTCCCCAGATTCATATAGAATTGAAACAGCGAAGAAAACTCATTCACTGTGAAAATTGTGGCCGTATCCTGGTAGATGAAGGCTTCTTCGAAGAAGTCAGAAATCAGGTTATTGAGATAATCAGCTAG
- a CDS encoding FN3 associated domain-containing protein — protein MKKFESIISNTVFAIQILLVFLLAFEAKVALPVWLQPLGRMHPLILHLPIGFLIILALTQFLRKNFEGEGFEKIQRFTLYLTVVFTSLTALMGFFLSREGGYESRLMDFHKWTGVALSFMAYGLLILYQNPDHSAKLFNGLLAACMAFMILAGHFGAGITHGEDFLWAPMMDKKVEISEESTVFSAAIMPILEDKCTSCHNGSKKKGELDMTTLETLLAGGKNGPAWKSGDLAESHMIQRIHLPVSDEDHMPPDGKPQLTEEQISLLETWIRKGADAKIKIAELVPGDTLQMMVAQALKTSEKEPAIKYAFPPADEKTVAKLNDPFRSVVQPTLHSPDLHVQFFVRESFTSARLAELLAIKTQLVTLNLTNMPVKDEDLKTIGQFENLEKLILNGTDITGATFSDLSGCKNLKALAFSNTDVNTENILKNLGNLPGVESVFLWSTDVEEKDLSELSKKFPDMVFEYGYIPEDSIRLSLTPPVLVNESNVLAEGEKVVLKHNFPGVTIRYTIDSTDPDSLTSEAYTQPFPVDQFTEVRALAYNPNWLASRIVSYTFFKEGHYPENVSLMTRPNDEYIGNGGRTLMDGEKGKASTFRSPLWLGYKDRPLIALFDFGDTPPEISHMTMSYARNIDSYIMPPVYVEVWGGDDENSLKKLARIDPKPVTGYEPVSEKGLDLAFDATKYRYYKIIAQSVQRMPSWHRGSGDKGWIFVDEIFWY, from the coding sequence ATGAAAAAATTCGAGTCTATTATCTCCAATACAGTATTTGCCATACAGATTCTGTTGGTATTTCTGCTTGCCTTTGAGGCAAAAGTGGCGCTTCCCGTCTGGCTTCAGCCGCTCGGAAGAATGCATCCTTTGATTCTTCATTTGCCCATTGGTTTTCTGATTATTCTGGCGTTGACCCAGTTTCTCAGGAAAAACTTTGAAGGGGAAGGTTTCGAAAAAATCCAACGGTTTACTTTATACCTGACGGTTGTTTTCACCTCTCTGACTGCGCTTATGGGCTTTTTCCTTTCCCGTGAAGGAGGATATGAATCCAGATTGATGGATTTCCACAAGTGGACAGGCGTCGCTTTGAGTTTTATGGCTTACGGATTGTTGATTCTGTATCAGAATCCAGACCACTCCGCCAAGTTGTTTAATGGTTTGCTGGCAGCTTGTATGGCTTTTATGATCCTTGCAGGCCATTTTGGTGCGGGAATCACGCATGGCGAAGATTTCCTGTGGGCGCCGATGATGGATAAAAAAGTAGAAATTTCGGAAGAAAGCACCGTTTTTTCGGCGGCGATTATGCCCATTCTTGAAGATAAATGTACTTCCTGCCATAACGGTTCCAAGAAAAAAGGCGAACTGGATATGACCACGCTGGAAACCTTACTGGCCGGAGGAAAAAATGGACCTGCGTGGAAATCTGGCGATTTGGCTGAAAGTCATATGATTCAACGGATTCACCTTCCCGTAAGCGATGAAGATCATATGCCTCCGGATGGTAAACCCCAGCTTACAGAAGAACAAATCAGTTTGCTTGAAACATGGATACGCAAAGGCGCTGATGCCAAAATCAAAATTGCAGAACTGGTTCCCGGCGATACGCTTCAAATGATGGTTGCCCAGGCATTAAAAACTTCGGAAAAAGAACCTGCTATTAAGTATGCTTTTCCTCCTGCCGATGAGAAAACCGTTGCGAAGCTCAATGATCCTTTTCGCAGTGTGGTACAACCTACGCTTCATTCTCCTGACTTGCACGTGCAGTTTTTTGTACGGGAATCTTTTACTTCGGCAAGACTGGCAGAATTGCTGGCTATAAAAACCCAGTTGGTCACCCTCAATCTGACCAATATGCCGGTAAAGGATGAAGATTTGAAGACTATCGGTCAGTTTGAAAATCTGGAAAAACTCATTCTGAACGGAACAGATATCACGGGTGCAACTTTTTCCGATCTCTCCGGATGCAAAAACCTAAAGGCACTGGCTTTCTCCAATACAGATGTGAATACAGAGAATATACTGAAAAATCTGGGTAATCTGCCCGGTGTGGAATCGGTATTTCTTTGGAGCACAGATGTCGAAGAAAAGGATCTCTCCGAATTATCGAAGAAATTTCCGGATATGGTGTTTGAGTATGGATATATTCCGGAGGATTCTATTCGGCTTTCCCTCACTCCGCCGGTATTGGTCAATGAATCAAACGTATTGGCTGAGGGGGAAAAAGTTGTACTTAAGCACAATTTTCCCGGAGTGACTATTCGGTATACCATAGACAGCACAGATCCCGACAGCCTTACATCTGAGGCATATACCCAGCCATTTCCTGTAGATCAGTTTACGGAAGTGCGGGCCCTGGCATATAATCCCAACTGGCTGGCAAGCAGGATCGTTTCTTATACTTTTTTTAAGGAAGGACATTATCCCGAAAATGTTTCGCTGATGACCCGACCCAATGACGAATATATCGGAAACGGGGGGCGCACACTAATGGATGGCGAAAAGGGCAAAGCCAGCACATTCCGATCTCCACTTTGGCTGGGATACAAAGATCGTCCGTTAATCGCACTATTTGATTTTGGCGATACACCTCCTGAGATCTCGCATATGACAATGAGTTATGCGCGCAATATTGACTCATATATTATGCCACCGGTTTATGTGGAAGTATGGGGAGGAGATGATGAAAATTCGCTGAAAAAGCTGGCACGAATAGATCCAAAGCCTGTTACCGGGTATGAGCCTGTTTCTGAAAAAGGACTTGATCTGGCGTTTGATGCCACCAAATACCGCTATTACAAGATCATCGCGCAGTCTGTTCAGCGAATGCCTTCCTGGCACCGTGGATCAGGCGATAAGGGATGGATATTTGTCGATGAAATTTTCTGGTACTAG
- a CDS encoding MATE family efflux transporter, which produces MKRSILRFLIRYGDHMRETIKLSAPVIIGQLGVVLMGVVDNVMIGDLGYRFLSAASLANSIFFILVVLGMGMTFAISPLVAEAEASQNPDACGRYLRQGVWVGIATAFVIGLLMFGGTLLMPFLDQPEEDVRLATPYLHILNISVLPMLLFLVYKQFSDGLSLTRPAMYITLIGLAFNTVANWVLINGYWGFPRWELNGAGVATLSSRILMFLLMAGYIVRSKRFANYHPAFRWKEMQINVIRKIVSIGLPSGMQYFFEVGAFGGAVIMAGWLGPVDRSAHQIVINLSSVTYMVVSGISAGAAIRVGTSLGRRDLPGMRQAGMAGVYLGAVLMMFFSLALVIGRHWFPHQYVENTQVLEVASRLMIIAAFFQLFDGIQAVGIGILRGIQDVRVPTLITFVAYWVLALPIGYVMGFKLGYGIDGLWYGFVVGLGIAALALVYRFWTLTNSQIRDESSLI; this is translated from the coding sequence ATGAAAAGGTCGATCCTGCGTTTTCTGATTCGTTATGGGGATCACATGCGTGAAACCATCAAACTCTCGGCTCCCGTGATCATCGGGCAGTTGGGGGTAGTGTTGATGGGGGTAGTGGATAATGTCATGATTGGTGATCTCGGGTATCGGTTTCTTTCCGCCGCTTCCCTGGCCAACAGCATTTTTTTTATCCTGGTAGTCCTGGGTATGGGAATGACGTTTGCCATTTCGCCTCTTGTAGCTGAAGCCGAGGCCAGCCAAAACCCTGACGCATGTGGCCGCTATCTCCGACAGGGGGTGTGGGTGGGTATTGCTACTGCATTTGTGATCGGCCTGCTTATGTTTGGCGGTACTTTGCTTATGCCTTTTCTGGATCAACCGGAGGAAGATGTCCGCCTCGCAACTCCTTATCTGCATATACTGAATATCTCCGTTCTTCCCATGCTGCTGTTTCTTGTATATAAACAGTTTTCTGACGGACTTTCGCTTACCCGGCCGGCTATGTATATTACTCTGATCGGGCTGGCGTTTAATACAGTCGCCAATTGGGTGCTTATCAATGGTTATTGGGGATTTCCCCGCTGGGAACTAAACGGTGCGGGTGTCGCCACGCTTTCCAGTCGCATCCTGATGTTTTTGCTGATGGCCGGATATATCGTTCGATCCAAAAGGTTTGCCAACTATCACCCTGCATTCCGGTGGAAAGAGATGCAGATAAACGTTATCCGGAAAATTGTCTCCATCGGACTCCCTTCGGGTATGCAGTACTTTTTTGAAGTAGGTGCCTTTGGCGGTGCCGTGATAATGGCCGGGTGGCTGGGGCCGGTGGATCGGTCTGCCCATCAGATTGTGATTAATCTGTCTTCCGTTACCTATATGGTTGTATCGGGAATTTCTGCCGGGGCAGCGATAAGGGTCGGCACTTCGCTGGGGCGGAGAGACCTTCCGGGAATGCGCCAGGCCGGTATGGCCGGGGTTTATCTCGGCGCCGTTTTAATGATGTTTTTTTCACTTGCGCTTGTCATTGGGCGCCACTGGTTTCCTCATCAATATGTAGAAAATACACAGGTGCTGGAAGTCGCTTCCCGTTTGATGATTATTGCTGCTTTTTTCCAGCTTTTTGATGGCATTCAGGCTGTTGGAATTGGAATTCTTCGCGGTATTCAGGATGTGCGGGTCCCTACGCTCATTACTTTTGTGGCCTATTGGGTGCTTGCCCTGCCTATCGGTTATGTCATGGGTTTTAAACTGGGATACGGCATTGACGGGCTCTGGTATGGTTTTGTTGTGGGATTGGGGATCGCGGCGTTGGCGCTGGTTTACCGCTTCTGGACGCTGACCAACTCCCAAATCCGGGACGAATCCTCCCTTATTTAG
- the nusA gene encoding transcription termination factor NusA yields the protein MAARKVVDQKINLVDAFTEFSRFKNIDRATLMGVLEEVFRTMIRKEYGSDENFEIIVNVDKGDIQGFRERVVVEDFELEDETQQIPLSEALRIDADYEVGDDLAEEINFFSFGRKIIQTAKQTLTQKIRDLEKATIVEQYEDLKGTIIVGEVYQVWRNEILILHEGNELTLPRTEQIPKDRFRKGDTLRAVIMEVNMKNNNPRIIISRSSPLFLEKLFEQEVPEIFDGLINIRGIIREPGERAKVAVESYDDRIDPVGACVGMKGSRIHGIVRELRNENIDVISYTSNDVLYIQRSLSPAKISSIKLDEETRTAQVYLKPDQISLAIGKNGLNIKLAGKLTGYQIDVYREIDPDEEDIDLDEFNDEIEEWIIEELKRIGCDTAMSVLDLSKEELARRSDLDEETIVQVLKVLRAEFDAEEEEEE from the coding sequence ATGGCAGCAAGAAAAGTTGTAGATCAGAAAATAAACCTGGTTGACGCGTTTACAGAGTTCTCGCGGTTTAAAAACATTGACCGGGCTACCCTGATGGGCGTACTTGAAGAAGTTTTTCGCACCATGATCCGGAAAGAATACGGATCAGACGAGAACTTCGAAATCATTGTCAATGTTGACAAAGGGGATATTCAGGGATTCCGGGAAAGGGTTGTAGTGGAAGACTTCGAGCTGGAAGACGAAACCCAGCAGATACCGCTTAGTGAAGCCCTCAGGATTGATGCGGACTATGAAGTCGGTGATGACCTTGCTGAAGAAATCAACTTTTTCTCTTTTGGCCGAAAAATCATTCAGACGGCTAAACAGACGCTTACTCAGAAAATCAGAGATCTGGAAAAAGCAACAATCGTAGAGCAGTATGAAGATCTGAAAGGCACAATCATAGTAGGAGAAGTATATCAGGTATGGAGAAATGAAATCCTTATCTTACATGAAGGAAATGAGCTGACGCTTCCCCGTACCGAACAAATACCCAAAGATCGTTTTCGCAAGGGAGACACCCTTCGCGCTGTGATCATGGAAGTGAATATGAAAAATAATAATCCCCGGATTATTATTTCACGCTCTTCCCCGCTGTTTCTCGAAAAATTATTTGAACAGGAAGTTCCTGAAATATTTGACGGCCTGATCAATATCCGTGGTATCATTCGTGAACCCGGAGAGCGGGCCAAAGTAGCCGTGGAGAGTTATGACGACAGGATTGACCCCGTAGGTGCCTGTGTAGGTATGAAAGGAAGCCGTATTCACGGGATTGTCCGTGAACTACGGAACGAAAATATAGATGTGATCAGCTATACGTCCAACGACGTACTGTATATCCAACGTTCTTTGAGTCCGGCCAAAATTTCATCTATTAAACTGGATGAAGAAACCCGGACAGCCCAGGTTTATCTGAAACCCGACCAGATTTCGCTGGCCATTGGTAAAAATGGTTTAAATATCAAATTAGCAGGAAAACTGACTGGTTATCAGATAGATGTTTACCGGGAAATTGATCCGGATGAAGAAGATATTGATCTCGACGAATTCAATGACGAAATCGAAGAATGGATCATTGAAGAGCTCAAGCGTATCGGTTGTGATACCGCGATGAGTGTCCTTGATCTTTCTAAGGAAGAACTCGCGAGAAGATCAGATCTTGATGAGGAGACGATTGTACAAGTGTTAAAAGTCCTCCGTGCAGAGTTTGATGCCGAGGAAGAGGAAGAAGAATAA